From Enhydrobacter sp., the proteins below share one genomic window:
- a CDS encoding translocation/assembly module TamB domain-containing protein gives MRALRILGGMIGGFAAAVALLLAVLQSAPARHWVAATMSRLASSGEMRVELRELDGFIPTDLTIGELEVADREGVWLRAEEVRLSWSIAPLFSGWLRIDNLTARQIDVRRLPYPSRTDEPSSGEFTGLPFAVDLRLASVPELNLHESVAGVRSNWKLDAAASLPADDGASHLHVTLDRTDGPAAHASADLRFRLAPLSIDGRIAVEESTRGGLVAELIGRPDLERTSLEMTARGNAQSGNVVLTAGAGDAVTSEGRVHWERVGADTQVSLRLQAATSGLPDSPLARALAQPLELQGSARFDAARTWSVERLTLESGPTRIEGTGRYDMATDKLEASVDVMVPDAGPYSALAGGAGWRDLRATIRSELRDLARDPSGTATVTATVDDVRGMPSGRLEAAATIELRKGGNLIVQDGTLSEAGAVARFGGSYRPSTSVGEMTARLRIADLDRYSPLAGVTLGGVGELELSARVDKERVRLRWNGSFDALTLPGVPERITRPSVSTRGAVEFADGAWIVEALRVGSPALSLQVDGRGHERNGDLRLSASVPRVEALQPEITGALEATADLSVSNETVAGELRVQGTLADRPARLDGRFRRGADGALSVPGAQGDWASAVVNVTDLEISPRGATGHGHLRISSLADFSVLVGVPMDGSIDLKVATEPNPGGAVMVVLRGEALRSGDRRVARLAFDGTVRDPFGAAETDAHLDADGIAGVDEVGRLEATAKGDRHAVDVALRAGGTNLSADLAARVERTADEIRLAVSRFTGRYRGVPVGLAGALRATIRGERTTIEPASLRLGSGNVRIAGTVDPQTSNLEADIAALPLALLSSLTPGVDIEGTLQARLRAHGPAANPRLQATYNATGLRLRRPGTALLPSIALRGSASLVERRATFDIRLGGGGSTNLTLRGDATLAPFDARVAIGGSVDIGPFSPLLGNSIRNVSGTLRPNLRLAITPDGIAGDGSAALAGVAFALPDSGLRLSGGEGTLALAGDVLRLQRLAFQTAGGGRVGAAGTVALDPERGFPLDLAIETQRALAVSRPDLVVAVTSDVKVTGSMVDGVDVGGNLRLDRTEIAIGAQQAAGYPTIPVREINLPAGESDAIAPGGDAAGLPVRLALEIAAPDAVFVRGRGLDAEMSGQLQVAGTASRPSVLGNLTLRRGTFNLAGRRLNFTRGNVSLLTADTLDPLLDFVATTSVQSTTIEVAIGGTSRAPTFSVSASPPLPQDEAMAMLLFGKPSAGLSPFEILSAAEAIGELSGRTSPAQGFLGRLRRSLGLDQLSVDGAGGQGPSLGAGRYLAPGVYVGARQGAGAGSSRGVVEIEVFPNTKVEADVGADVNSRLGVKMEWDY, from the coding sequence ATGCGCGCCCTCAGGATCCTCGGCGGGATGATCGGCGGCTTTGCTGCCGCCGTCGCGCTGTTGCTCGCCGTACTGCAGTCGGCGCCGGCCAGGCACTGGGTGGCGGCGACCATGTCGCGGCTCGCGTCTTCGGGGGAAATGCGGGTCGAACTGAGAGAACTGGACGGATTCATACCGACAGACCTGACCATCGGCGAGCTCGAAGTGGCGGATCGAGAGGGCGTTTGGCTGCGTGCCGAAGAAGTGCGTCTTTCCTGGTCGATTGCGCCATTGTTCTCCGGATGGCTGCGCATCGACAACCTCACGGCACGACAGATCGACGTACGTCGCCTTCCCTACCCATCGAGGACCGATGAGCCTTCGTCCGGTGAGTTCACCGGGCTGCCGTTCGCCGTCGACTTGCGTCTCGCTTCCGTGCCCGAGTTGAACCTGCACGAGTCCGTCGCCGGCGTGCGGTCGAACTGGAAACTGGATGCCGCCGCTTCCTTGCCGGCGGATGACGGCGCCAGCCATCTTCACGTGACGCTCGATCGCACGGACGGGCCGGCAGCCCATGCCTCGGCCGACCTGAGGTTTCGACTGGCCCCGCTCTCGATCGACGGAAGGATCGCGGTCGAGGAATCCACGCGCGGCGGGCTGGTGGCGGAGCTGATCGGACGGCCCGATCTCGAGCGCACGTCGCTCGAGATGACGGCCCGGGGCAACGCCCAGTCCGGCAACGTCGTGTTGACGGCCGGCGCCGGCGATGCCGTTACCTCGGAAGGACGGGTGCATTGGGAGCGTGTCGGCGCCGACACGCAAGTATCCCTTCGGCTGCAGGCGGCGACTTCCGGCCTGCCCGACAGTCCACTCGCCCGTGCACTCGCCCAGCCGCTCGAGCTGCAGGGTTCCGCCCGGTTCGACGCCGCTCGAACGTGGAGTGTCGAGCGACTGACACTCGAATCGGGTCCGACCAGGATCGAGGGCACCGGACGATACGACATGGCCACGGACAAACTCGAGGCCAGCGTGGACGTCATGGTCCCGGATGCCGGCCCATACTCCGCGCTTGCCGGGGGCGCCGGGTGGCGCGACCTGCGAGCCACCATCCGTTCGGAGCTGCGCGACCTTGCCCGCGATCCGTCCGGGACGGCGACGGTCACGGCGACGGTGGACGATGTGCGCGGGATGCCATCCGGTCGCCTGGAGGCCGCCGCCACGATCGAGTTGCGCAAGGGAGGGAATTTGATCGTACAGGACGGCACCCTCTCGGAAGCGGGTGCGGTCGCGCGATTCGGCGGCAGCTATCGGCCCTCGACGTCGGTCGGTGAGATGACGGCACGACTGAGGATCGCCGACCTGGATCGATACTCGCCGCTCGCCGGTGTGACGCTCGGCGGAGTCGGCGAACTCGAGCTTTCAGCGCGCGTCGACAAGGAGCGCGTGCGCCTGCGCTGGAACGGAAGCTTCGACGCATTGACCTTGCCCGGCGTGCCGGAGCGGATCACGCGACCGTCGGTAAGCACCCGCGGCGCCGTCGAATTTGCCGACGGCGCGTGGATCGTCGAAGCGTTGCGCGTCGGGTCGCCGGCGCTCTCGCTGCAGGTCGACGGACGCGGCCACGAACGCAACGGCGATCTCAGGCTCTCCGCTTCCGTCCCTCGGGTCGAAGCGCTGCAGCCGGAGATCACGGGTGCGCTCGAAGCCACGGCCGATCTGAGCGTCTCGAACGAGACGGTCGCCGGCGAGTTGCGCGTGCAGGGGACGCTCGCCGACCGACCGGCCCGCCTGGATGGCCGGTTTCGACGCGGTGCCGACGGCGCATTGTCGGTCCCGGGCGCGCAAGGCGACTGGGCAAGCGCTGTGGTGAACGTCACCGATCTCGAAATCTCGCCGCGCGGCGCGACCGGTCACGGCCATCTCCGGATATCGAGTCTGGCGGATTTCTCGGTGCTTGTCGGTGTACCGATGGATGGCTCGATCGATCTGAAGGTTGCAACCGAACCGAACCCCGGTGGCGCGGTGATGGTCGTGCTGCGCGGCGAAGCGCTGCGCAGCGGCGATAGGCGCGTCGCCAGGCTGGCATTCGACGGCACTGTGCGAGATCCCTTCGGTGCGGCCGAAACCGACGCGCATCTGGACGCCGATGGTATCGCTGGTGTCGACGAAGTCGGACGCCTGGAGGCGACGGCGAAGGGCGACCGGCATGCCGTCGACGTCGCGCTGCGGGCAGGCGGCACGAACCTGTCGGCCGATCTCGCGGCCCGTGTCGAGAGGACCGCCGATGAGATTCGTCTCGCGGTGTCGCGCTTCACGGGCCGCTATCGGGGCGTGCCCGTTGGGCTGGCCGGTGCCTTGCGGGCGACGATCCGAGGGGAGCGGACGACCATCGAACCCGCATCGTTGCGCCTTGGCAGCGGCAATGTCCGCATCGCCGGGACCGTCGATCCGCAGACCAGCAACCTCGAGGCCGACATCGCCGCCTTGCCGCTCGCGCTGCTGTCGTCGCTGACGCCGGGTGTCGACATCGAGGGCACATTGCAGGCAAGACTGCGCGCCCATGGACCGGCGGCCAATCCGCGCTTGCAGGCGACCTACAATGCGACGGGACTGCGGTTGCGGCGGCCCGGCACGGCGTTGTTGCCGAGTATCGCCCTGAGAGGATCGGCTTCCCTGGTCGAGCGGCGCGCAACCTTCGATATCCGACTGGGCGGCGGCGGCTCGACCAACCTGACGTTGAGAGGCGACGCGACACTGGCGCCTTTCGACGCTCGTGTGGCGATCGGCGGCAGCGTCGACATCGGTCCTTTCTCGCCGTTGCTGGGCAACAGCATCCGCAACGTGTCGGGCACGTTGCGGCCGAACTTGCGACTCGCGATCACGCCGGATGGCATTGCGGGCGACGGCTCGGCTGCTCTTGCCGGCGTGGCGTTCGCGCTGCCGGACAGCGGTTTGCGACTGAGCGGCGGCGAGGGCACGCTGGCCTTGGCGGGCGACGTGTTGCGCTTGCAGCGTCTCGCCTTCCAGACAGCAGGCGGTGGGCGTGTCGGCGCCGCGGGCACCGTTGCGCTCGATCCCGAACGCGGCTTTCCGCTCGACCTCGCGATCGAGACACAACGGGCTTTGGCTGTCAGTCGTCCCGATCTGGTCGTTGCTGTTACCAGCGACGTCAAGGTGACCGGCTCCATGGTCGACGGCGTGGACGTCGGCGGCAACCTCCGGCTCGATCGCACCGAAATCGCCATCGGCGCTCAGCAGGCGGCAGGGTATCCGACGATCCCGGTGCGCGAGATCAATCTGCCGGCCGGCGAGAGCGACGCCATCGCACCCGGCGGCGATGCGGCGGGATTGCCGGTGCGGCTCGCTCTCGAGATCGCCGCGCCGGACGCGGTGTTCGTGCGCGGCCGTGGACTGGACGCGGAGATGAGCGGGCAATTGCAGGTCGCCGGCACCGCGAGTCGGCCCAGTGTGCTTGGCAATCTCACCCTGCGCCGCGGCACCTTCAATCTCGCCGGTCGCCGCCTGAACTTCACGCGCGGCAACGTCTCGCTCCTCACCGCCGACACCCTCGATCCGCTCCTCGATTTCGTGGCCACGACCTCCGTTCAATCGACGACCATAGAAGTGGCGATCGGCGGCACGTCGCGGGCACCCACCTTCAGCGTTAGTGCAAGTCCGCCACTGCCCCAGGACGAGGCGATGGCGATGCTGCTGTTCGGCAAGCCGTCCGCCGGACTGAGCCCCTTCGAGATCCTGAGCGCCGCCGAAGCGATCGGCGAACTGAGCGGCCGAACATCGCCCGCGCAGGGTTTCCTCGGTCGCCTGCGTCGCAGCCTGGGGCTGGACCAGCTCTCGGTCGACGGGGCCGGCGGCCAAGGTCCGTCGCTCGGCGCAGGCCGCTATCTGGCGCCGGGCGTCTATGTCGGCGCCCGTCAAGGTGCCGGCGCCGGGTCGAGCCGTGGCGTGGTTGAAATCGAGGTGTTTCCCAATACCAAAGTCGAAGCCGACGTGGGTGCCGATGTGAACAGCCGGTTGGGCGTCAAGATGGAATGGGATTATTGA
- a CDS encoding ABC transporter permease: MIEFLSRRLVAALVTLAMATVVVFAVVEVLPGDPAEVMLGTEARPDTLAALRAKYGFDRPLVERYATWIGGLATFDLGASHAYGTPVSKLIGDRLVVTLPLGAMALSWATLVAIPLGVFAAWRHGRPGDWGVMGFTQIGISIPNFWFGIVLVLVFAVTWQLFPAGGFPGWGQDVVKSLHALVLPAAALSLGEIAILTRVTRSAMLDTLREDYVRTARAKGAPERTVLFRHALRNALIPVTTVAGLIAGFLIAGAVIIESVFRLPGVGQLVYDSINNRDLIVIKNVVILFTVLVLAVNLLVDLAYALLDPRPRIRA; this comes from the coding sequence ATGATCGAGTTCCTCTCGCGGCGGCTCGTTGCCGCGTTGGTGACCTTGGCGATGGCGACGGTCGTCGTGTTCGCGGTCGTCGAGGTGCTACCTGGCGATCCCGCGGAAGTCATGCTCGGCACCGAGGCGCGGCCCGACACGCTTGCCGCCCTGCGGGCAAAATACGGCTTCGATCGTCCACTGGTCGAGCGTTACGCGACCTGGATCGGCGGGCTGGCGACGTTCGATCTCGGCGCCAGCCACGCCTATGGCACACCGGTCTCCAAGCTCATCGGCGATCGGCTGGTCGTCACCCTGCCACTCGGTGCCATGGCGCTGTCGTGGGCGACATTGGTGGCGATTCCGCTCGGCGTGTTCGCTGCCTGGCGGCACGGCCGGCCGGGTGACTGGGGCGTGATGGGTTTCACCCAGATCGGCATCTCGATCCCGAACTTCTGGTTCGGCATTGTCTTGGTGCTGGTGTTTGCCGTGACCTGGCAGCTCTTCCCGGCGGGTGGCTTTCCGGGATGGGGACAGGATGTCGTCAAGTCCCTGCATGCACTGGTGCTGCCGGCGGCGGCGTTGTCGCTGGGCGAGATCGCCATCCTTACCCGCGTCACCCGATCGGCGATGCTCGACACCCTGCGCGAGGACTATGTGCGTACGGCCCGCGCCAAGGGGGCGCCCGAGCGGACTGTTCTTTTCCGGCATGCGCTGCGCAACGCACTGATTCCGGTGACGACGGTCGCCGGCCTGATCGCGGGTTTCCTCATTGCTGGTGCGGTGATCATCGAAAGCGTCTTCCGCCTGCCCGGGGTCGGACAACTCGTCTACGACTCGATCAACAATCGCGATCTGATCGTGATCAAGAATGTCGTGATCCTGTTTACGGTACTCGTGCTGGCGGTGAACCTGCTGGTCGACCTCGCCTACGCGCTGCTCGATCCGCGACCGCGGATTCGCGCATGA
- a CDS encoding nuclear transport factor 2 family protein, whose product MTIVSRRLALAAAGSVAFAASAAGQSPADVVAVIERYAAALKAGNVETLVGLYAADGSFVRENMQPAIGTTALRAAYKEVFATLKVDLAFTVKEAETSGDLAWLRATSGGRIKFLATGRESEEAFNTLVVFRRVGDAWKIRSYLYASSKPGPRPPA is encoded by the coding sequence ATGACCATCGTTTCACGCCGCCTCGCCCTCGCCGCCGCCGGTTCGGTGGCTTTCGCCGCCTCCGCCGCCGGCCAGTCGCCGGCCGACGTCGTCGCCGTCATCGAGCGCTATGCCGCCGCCCTCAAGGCCGGCAACGTCGAGACCTTGGTCGGGCTCTACGCCGCCGACGGTTCCTTCGTGCGCGAGAACATGCAGCCGGCCATCGGCACCACCGCCTTGCGGGCGGCCTACAAGGAAGTCTTCGCGACCCTCAAGGTCGATCTCGCCTTCACGGTCAAGGAGGCCGAGACCTCCGGCGACCTCGCCTGGCTGCGCGCGACCTCCGGCGGCCGCATCAAGTTCCTCGCGACCGGACGCGAATCGGAGGAGGCGTTCAACACGCTGGTCGTCTTCCGCCGCGTCGGTGACGCCTGGAAGATCCGCAGCTATCTCTACGCCTCCAGCAAGCCCGGTCCCCGGCCGCCCGCCTGA
- a CDS encoding outer membrane protein assembly factor yields the protein MQRRTRLDNIWRCLVVSAAMVLAAQAAHARKAEITLSIVGDQRMAAELQGLIDALDKDTPLSGDALSLLQGAQARRARLETALRSRGFYDAEVHTTYSGRTIDEPEALDAIAVAPASETINFAVLIQTGSRYRVATLAIRPAGQATTSLAIDLDQLSLKVGSPADAAEILKTEQQILEQLRERGHALAAARPREVVIDYAVKEAYVTYVIEEGPLASMGPVRFSGTQEIDTKYLQRRVPFSQGEPYRPGRVNELRDRMTSLGVFNSVRVTPASQLEADGRLPIDVELRDRAQRSVGFGVAYETQLGFSVNAYWLHRNLFGQAESLRLATEMNRIGQGAFFQDSGYAFKADFRKPDWWLPQQDAVAQAQVVREVFDAYRRKAVVGSFGFERTFSPHWRAKVSLAGDYSEIEAHGTTRTFALVGLPMSVTLDRANSAVEPTKGYRFTLAAAPYMDAKNQNDVFSILRLTGAGYLDISGNGRSVLAGRASYGMIPGASTSLTPPDKLFYAGGGGSVRGFAYQSAGPRDAFNTPIGGASVVEGSLEFRQRIGQSFGAVAFVDAGSAYLDVWPDFASLPPRVGAGVGLRYYTGFGPARLDVAVPLNRRSGDAPFGIYVSLGQAF from the coding sequence ATGCAGCGGCGAACCCGCCTCGACAACATCTGGCGATGTCTGGTCGTTTCGGCGGCGATGGTCCTTGCCGCCCAGGCCGCCCATGCGCGCAAGGCCGAAATCACCCTGTCGATCGTCGGCGACCAGCGCATGGCCGCCGAGCTCCAAGGACTGATCGATGCTCTCGACAAGGATACACCGCTCTCCGGCGATGCCCTGTCGTTGTTGCAGGGCGCACAGGCCCGGCGCGCCCGTCTTGAGACGGCCCTGCGTTCGCGTGGCTTCTACGACGCGGAGGTTCACACGACGTATTCGGGGCGCACGATCGACGAGCCGGAGGCTCTCGATGCCATTGCGGTTGCGCCCGCTTCGGAGACGATCAATTTTGCGGTTCTGATCCAGACAGGATCGCGCTATCGCGTCGCCACCCTGGCGATCCGTCCCGCAGGACAGGCGACGACGTCGCTTGCCATCGATCTGGACCAACTGTCGCTGAAGGTGGGCAGTCCCGCCGACGCCGCCGAGATCCTGAAGACCGAACAGCAAATACTCGAGCAGCTTCGCGAGCGCGGCCATGCGCTGGCGGCGGCGCGGCCGCGCGAAGTCGTGATCGACTACGCCGTCAAGGAAGCCTACGTCACCTACGTGATCGAGGAGGGACCCTTGGCCTCGATGGGTCCGGTGCGATTCTCGGGAACGCAAGAGATCGACACGAAGTACCTGCAGCGCCGTGTCCCCTTCTCGCAGGGCGAGCCCTATCGGCCGGGCAGGGTCAATGAATTGCGCGACCGGATGACGTCACTCGGTGTGTTCAACTCCGTGCGCGTCACGCCGGCCAGCCAACTCGAAGCCGACGGCAGGCTGCCGATCGACGTCGAGCTTCGCGACCGGGCGCAGCGATCGGTCGGCTTCGGCGTCGCCTACGAGACGCAGCTCGGCTTCTCGGTCAACGCCTACTGGCTGCACCGCAACCTGTTCGGTCAAGCCGAGAGCTTGCGCCTCGCCACGGAGATGAATCGTATCGGACAGGGCGCGTTCTTCCAGGACTCGGGCTATGCCTTCAAGGCGGACTTCCGCAAGCCCGACTGGTGGTTGCCCCAGCAGGATGCGGTGGCGCAGGCGCAGGTCGTGCGGGAGGTGTTCGATGCCTATCGCCGCAAGGCGGTGGTCGGCTCCTTTGGGTTCGAGCGGACATTCTCCCCGCATTGGCGGGCCAAGGTGAGTCTCGCGGGCGACTACTCCGAGATCGAGGCCCATGGGACCACGCGCACCTTTGCGCTTGTGGGTCTGCCGATGTCGGTGACGCTCGACCGGGCCAACAGCGCGGTCGAACCGACCAAGGGATACCGTTTCACCCTGGCGGCGGCGCCCTACATGGATGCCAAGAACCAGAACGACGTCTTCAGCATCCTGCGGCTCACCGGGGCGGGCTATCTCGATATCAGCGGGAACGGTCGCAGCGTTCTCGCCGGCCGCGCATCCTACGGCATGATCCCCGGGGCAAGCACGAGTCTGACCCCGCCCGACAAGCTCTTCTATGCCGGCGGCGGTGGTTCGGTGCGTGGCTTCGCCTATCAGAGTGCCGGTCCACGCGATGCCTTCAACACGCCGATCGGCGGGGCGAGCGTGGTGGAGGGAAGCCTCGAGTTTCGCCAGCGCATTGGCCAGTCGTTCGGCGCGGTCGCGTTCGTCGATGCCGGCAGCGCCTATCTCGACGTCTGGCCGGACTTTGCGAGCCTGCCGCCGCGTGTCGGTGCTGGCGTCGGCCTTCGCTACTACACCGGCTTCGGGCCGGCCCGCCTCGACGTTGCCGTGCCGCTCAACCGGCGCTCCGGCGATGCGCCCTTCGGCATCTACGTCAGCCTCGGGCAGGCGTTCTGA
- a CDS encoding TauD/TfdA family dioxygenase: MRNSRIEVKQLSGAGGAEISGVDVAQDLDDDTVREIRDALNEHCVVFFRDQELDVARHKAFARKFGEIFVHPNYKGMGDDPEIVMVRREPGDTGYVGEDWHADTTMWPEPPMGAILYGIDVPPYGGDTMFANQYLAYEALSDGMKKMLHGLRAVHSDIMVAGPQAGKNKGRSTKHRDGADWRETRSVHPVVRTNPENGRKMLFVNKSYTVAFEGMTEAESKPLLDFLMEHGNRPEFTFRFRWQKGSIAFWDNRSAKHIALGDTGPFRRLMRRIQICGDRPV, translated from the coding sequence ATGAGGAACAGCCGCATCGAGGTGAAGCAGCTCTCGGGCGCTGGCGGCGCGGAGATTTCGGGCGTCGATGTCGCCCAGGACCTCGACGACGACACGGTGCGCGAGATTCGCGACGCCCTGAACGAGCACTGCGTCGTGTTCTTCCGCGACCAGGAACTCGATGTCGCACGCCACAAAGCCTTTGCCCGAAAGTTCGGCGAGATATTCGTGCATCCCAACTACAAGGGCATGGGAGACGATCCCGAGATCGTCATGGTGCGGCGCGAGCCGGGCGACACCGGCTACGTCGGCGAGGACTGGCATGCCGATACCACGATGTGGCCCGAGCCGCCGATGGGCGCGATCCTCTACGGCATCGATGTGCCGCCCTACGGTGGCGACACGATGTTCGCCAACCAGTACCTGGCCTACGAAGCGCTGTCGGACGGCATGAAGAAGATGCTGCACGGTCTGCGGGCCGTGCACAGCGACATCATGGTGGCGGGGCCGCAGGCCGGCAAGAACAAGGGGCGTTCGACGAAGCACCGCGATGGAGCGGACTGGCGCGAGACACGCAGTGTCCACCCGGTCGTGCGCACGAACCCCGAGAACGGCCGCAAGATGCTGTTCGTCAACAAGTCTTACACCGTCGCCTTCGAAGGCATGACGGAAGCCGAGAGCAAGCCGCTGCTCGACTTCCTGATGGAGCACGGCAACCGGCCGGAATTCACTTTCCGCTTCCGATGGCAGAAGGGCTCGATTGCGTTCTGGGACAATCGAAGCGCCAAGCACATCGCGTTGGGCGATACCGGGCCGTTTCGCCGTCTCATGCGGCGCATCCAGATTTGCGGCGACCGGCCGGTCTGA
- a CDS encoding glutathione S-transferase family protein, translating into MPDSPDRLVLHGSFTSSSSYKPMLFLALAGLSFSFRTVNLKNGVQKQPEHLAINRYGQVPVLRHRGLTLVMSNVILDYLARSTGHFEATTEQARWQAREWLAWENDAITNVARIRHFARFRPDVAPAIVDYFRAPAEAALDFIDKSLDGRQWLVGDKCTIADIGCWGRMVFMAEGGLSLDRRPHARAWRERIMSMPGFALPYDLIPKKDTEFDR; encoded by the coding sequence ATGCCCGACAGCCCAGACCGCCTTGTTCTTCACGGCAGCTTTACGTCCAGCTCGAGCTACAAGCCGATGCTGTTCCTGGCTCTCGCCGGACTGTCCTTCTCCTTTCGAACCGTCAACCTCAAGAACGGCGTTCAGAAGCAACCCGAACACCTCGCGATCAATCGATATGGACAGGTGCCGGTGTTGCGCCATCGCGGACTCACTCTGGTGATGTCCAACGTCATCCTCGACTATCTCGCCCGCTCGACCGGCCATTTCGAGGCAACGACCGAGCAGGCGCGCTGGCAGGCCCGCGAGTGGCTCGCCTGGGAGAACGACGCCATCACCAACGTGGCGCGGATCCGCCATTTCGCACGCTTCCGCCCCGACGTCGCACCGGCGATCGTCGACTACTTTCGGGCGCCTGCCGAAGCCGCGCTCGACTTCATCGACAAGTCTCTCGACGGACGGCAATGGCTGGTCGGCGACAAATGCACGATCGCCGACATCGGCTGCTGGGGTCGCATGGTGTTCATGGCCGAGGGCGGGCTTTCCCTGGACCGCCGGCCGCATGCCCGCGCCTGGCGCGAGCGGATCATGTCGATGCCGGGCTTCGCCCTGCCCTACGACCTGATCCCCAAGAAGGATACCGAGTTCGACAGGTGA
- a CDS encoding disulfide bond formation protein B — translation MPGLVRFGNTIGASGMALVLLAAFVMQFARHELPCPLCNLQRIAFVLCGFAFALNLRFGSHPYHYGLGLVAALFGLAVSGRQVLLHIASDTGHYGSAILGLHLYSWSFLIFLATIAGIAFLLLVAGTVSFESHRSSPRHPGPFHGLAKAACYLLVLVTLANAAMSFVQCGPIECPDNPTSYWLIERFFG, via the coding sequence ATGCCTGGCCTCGTGCGTTTCGGCAACACCATCGGCGCGAGCGGCATGGCGCTGGTGCTGCTGGCGGCGTTCGTCATGCAATTCGCCCGGCACGAATTGCCTTGCCCGTTGTGCAATCTGCAGCGGATCGCCTTCGTCCTTTGCGGCTTTGCCTTCGCGTTGAACCTGCGCTTCGGATCGCACCCTTATCACTACGGTCTTGGACTGGTCGCCGCGCTGTTCGGCCTCGCTGTGTCCGGACGCCAGGTGCTGTTGCACATCGCGAGCGACACGGGCCACTACGGCTCGGCCATCCTCGGCCTTCACCTCTACAGCTGGTCGTTCCTGATTTTCCTGGCGACGATCGCGGGCATCGCGTTTTTGCTGCTGGTCGCCGGCACGGTGAGTTTCGAAAGCCATCGCAGCAGCCCGCGACATCCCGGTCCGTTCCACGGCCTCGCCAAGGCCGCGTGCTACCTTCTGGTCCTCGTCACGCTTGCCAACGCCGCGATGAGTTTCGTGCAGTGCGGGCCGATCGAATGTCCGGACAATCCGACGAGCTACTGGCTGATCGAGCGGTTCTTCGGCTGA
- a CDS encoding ABC transporter permease — MKNFLARAGRHVGFQIGAVLLLLFIGTALVSLFWTPHPVEELQMRAKLMPSSAKYWLGTDHLGRDVLSRIMVGAQTSIAVGLIAVVLGMSAGVALGAWAAARGGWVDEALSRTSDLIFAFPAVLIAILITSVLGASAQNAILAIAIFNVPVFARVTRGAALSMWGRDFVRAATAMGRGPVGITLHHVLPNIASILIVQATIQFAVAILAEAGLSYLGLGAQPPVPSWGRMLRDAQTYIFQAPGLAVWPGCAIAAAVLGLNMLGDGLRDLLDPRLRLMRVG, encoded by the coding sequence ATGAAGAATTTTCTGGCGCGTGCCGGGCGACACGTCGGATTCCAGATCGGCGCGGTGCTGTTGCTCCTGTTCATCGGTACCGCCCTCGTGTCTCTCTTCTGGACGCCGCATCCGGTCGAAGAACTGCAGATGCGGGCCAAGCTGATGCCATCCTCCGCAAAGTACTGGCTGGGAACAGATCATCTCGGCCGCGACGTGCTCTCGCGCATCATGGTGGGCGCCCAGACGTCGATCGCGGTCGGCCTGATCGCTGTCGTCCTCGGCATGTCGGCGGGCGTCGCGCTGGGCGCATGGGCTGCGGCGCGAGGTGGTTGGGTCGACGAGGCGCTGTCGCGTACCTCCGATCTCATCTTCGCCTTCCCGGCGGTGCTGATCGCCATTCTCATTACGTCCGTCCTGGGAGCCAGCGCACAAAACGCCATTCTCGCCATCGCCATCTTCAACGTTCCGGTGTTCGCGCGCGTGACCCGCGGCGCTGCGTTGTCGATGTGGGGCCGCGACTTCGTGCGTGCGGCGACGGCCATGGGGCGGGGTCCGGTCGGCATCACCCTGCATCATGTCCTGCCCAACATAGCCAGCATCCTGATCGTCCAGGCGACGATTCAGTTCGCGGTGGCGATCTTGGCCGAAGCGGGGCTCTCCTATCTCGGGCTCGGTGCCCAGCCGCCGGTGCCGTCGTGGGGGCGGATGCTGCGCGATGCGCAGACCTACATCTTCCAAGCACCGGGGTTGGCAGTATGGCCGGGCTGCGCCATTGCCGCGGCCGTGCTCGGCCTGAACATGCTGGGGGACGGCCTGCGCGATCTGCTAGATCCGCGGCTTCGCCTGATGCGCGTGGGATAG